Within the Candidatus Schekmanbacteria bacterium genome, the region TTGCTCCTGCAATACGGCTGAAAATTGTCAGCTTTTGAGCTAAAAAACTCCCCACTGCCGTAGCCCCGGCTCCAAGGATGATGAAAACAAATGAAAAACCGCAGACAAAAGCCAAAGCATTGAAGAAAACCTTTGTTGTCTTCAATTCCCCGTCTTCATTATCTTTTCCTTTCCCGCCAACCACGACACCAGAAATAAAGGATATATAAGCAGGTACAAGGGGAAGGACGCAGGGTGAAATGAATGAAATAAGCCCTGCAACAAATGCGGTAGTATATGAAATACTTTCCATCAAATTAGATTACTTAGTTAAATTTTCATAAGAGAAAAAATTTATCAATTGAAACCACTGAGTTTTCGTAATCCATTACTATCTGTTAGGACAATCAAAACCATACCTGCTTCGATTTTCATATTGTGCGGCGGATTATAAGTATATTCACTTTCACCCAACTTTTTTATCGCAAGGACAGGAATATCCGTTTCTTTATATATCGGTGAATCACCCAATTTTTTCCCAATCAACCTTGAGCCCTCCAAAATTGTAAATTCCTCGATCCTAAAATGTTTTTCCTTTCCTCTCAACATCCCATCGAGGAAATTGACAACATGAGGTCTGACAAGCTCTGATGCCATTCTCATACTTCCTATGGCGTTTGGAGAAACTACTGAATTTGCCCCTGCTCTCAACAATTTAGGAGCAGAATTTTCTTCAATGACCTTTGATATTATTCTAATATCAGGATTCAACTCTTTTGCCGTTATCGTCACAAAGAGATTGTCTTTGTCATCTGGTAATGTTGTTATCAATCCTCTTGCCTTTTTTATATTGGCATCGAGTAAAATTTCATCTTCTGTAGAATCTCCAAGAATATACAAAAATTCTCCCATCTTTTTTGCTTTTTCAATGTGCTCAATGTTTTTTTCAATCACTACAAAGTCTCTTCCTGTAAGCAAAAGCTCTTTAACTATTCCTGAACCTGTGATACCACATCCACAAACTATATAATGA harbors:
- a CDS encoding potassium channel protein, producing MFFDEELSFSLKRIIQAVLLILLIFVIGTSGYYLLGIFEGKNWRFLECAYMTAITISTVGYGEVIDISHSVFGRVFTVILILSGMGVALYSVSTITAFIVEGDLKRILERRKMINKIKLMENHYIVCGCGITGSGIVKELLLTGRDFVVIEKNIEHIEKAKKMGEFLYILGDSTEDEILLDANIKKARGLITTLPDDKDNLFVTITAKELNPDIRIISKVIEENSAPKLLRAGANSVVSPNAIGSMRMASELVRPHVVNFLDGMLRGKEKHFRIEEFTILEGSRLIGKKLGDSPIYKETDIPVLAIKKLGESEYTYNPPHNMKIEAGMVLIVLTDSNGLRKLSGFN